One part of the Phragmites australis chromosome 3, lpPhrAust1.1, whole genome shotgun sequence genome encodes these proteins:
- the LOC133911352 gene encoding uncharacterized protein LOC133911352 isoform X2, whose product MGKRSQRRPMRRQENNIGCMSGLIRMFYFRQDAKLLLDRKQGSRRHTFSGFAGRGHSRKKSRDFEEIDEDLDNMEECRSRKPTVKRLMEDELRKVKQLKITNDEVQRILADLRHGVCLDKSSMQNSKSKGDQNHNTSITVTSPSGSLDPSGSKCMKEAEENELQLALADFLGQIHSCHDEWPHKNCKNKNELCTELRSIIQTKLDELNSPCSLAYEQTPQNEESEIAGGKHLCSSREAQPKKFRDALEMLSSDTELLLKILQKPNSHILESIQRHQNKQIGTNLEPTKTPENAESVEDTKSPNQDELSTKTRGKESRHIFFWKKERSNRKHTTEGTNSSQPVNKIVILKPNPRRGIDPTTATSSTQAPELSANENSKFSIKDVRRRFRIVTSEARKGRPSVYEDNLQRDPYWLKNSAFTIKKGTRLLAEQASEGEASPTAKKNVRPSTSSRPKQRNDGPGEINSDIITSSKGVSVFYDEAKKHLTEILKDKSQTAKYPTLQISRSLVRMLSLPQCSTPSPRSSPKEKDCIDLSPEEANICAIYKAKREKFAKEESQSGEISKSVACGPSEALHEQAVEESHCIKEESQVTTQDGELDTVHTEEINKLGCSEKMSNAWCIPEERCRYNSTLNVVEEAEPGKEHVWMFPSSHENVVEKPEYQEPATPRSSDLHKDILRSQYTSDDGLDQGIFWEDKDVRLGYIKALLELSELCTYQNLEVWYIEDELISPCLFEELHQGDQIDDTKLLFDCICEAVTEIQSTYFRSPPCLSSLKHNIRAPPMEQNLISEINKHVERHLHYQFPSTLDQLVSMDLKDGSWMDLRSESEEITVVIWDFILDDILDEVAYNLWI is encoded by the exons ATGGGGAAGAGGAGTCAAAGACGACCTATGCGACGTCAGGAGAACAATATAGGCTGCATGTCGGGCCTCATTCGCATGTTCTATTTTCGCCAAGACGCCAAGCTCCTGTTGGACAGGAAGCAAGGGAGCAGAAGGCACACTTTCAGTGGATTTGCTG GAAGAGGGCATTCAAGAAAGAAATCTAGAGACTTTGAGGAAATAGATGAAGACTTGGAT AACATGGAGGAATGCAGGTCAAGAAAACCAACAGTCAAAAGACTTATGGAGGACGAGTTAAGAAAGGTAAAACAGTTGAAGATTACAAATGATGAGGTTCAAAGAATATTAGCTGACCTGAGACATGGTGTCTGTCTGGACAAAAGTTCAATGCAGAACAGCAAATCAAAGGGAGACCAAAATCACAACACAAGCATCACAGTGACTTCCCCATCTGGATCTTTGGATCCCAGTGGTTCCAAGTGCATGAAAGAAGCAGAAGAAAATGAACTTCAACTTGCCTTGGCAGATTTCCTGGGACAAATCCATAGTTGCCATGATGAGTGGCCacataaaaattgcaagaataaaaATGAACTGTGTACTGAGCTGAGGTCTATAATCCAAACGAAGCTTGATGAGTTGAATAGTCCTTGCAGTCTTGCTTATGAGCAAACTCCACAGAATGAGGAAAGTGAGATTGCTGGTGGCAAACATCTTTGTAGCAGCAGGGAAGCTCAACCCAAAAAATTCAGAGATGCATTAGAGATGCTAAGCTCAGACACTGAACTTCTCTTGAAGATACTTCAGAAGCCGAATTCACATATTTTGGAGAGCATCCAAAGGCACCAAAACAAACAGATAGGGACCAACCTAGAGCCCACGAAAACGCCAGAGAATGCCGAGTCCGTAGAAGATACTAAGAGTCCAAATCAGGATGAGTTGTCCACCAAGACACGTGGTAAAGAGAGCAGGCATATCTTTTTCTGGAAGAAGGAAAGATCAAACAGAAAGCATACTACAGAAGGAACCAATAGTTCTCAGCCAGTTAACAAAATAGTTATACTGAAGCCAAATCCAAGAAGAGGCATTGACCCTACCACGGCCACTAGTTCAACTCAAGCTCCAGAATTGAGTGcaaatgaaaattcaaaattttcaattaaGGATGTCAGGAGGAGATTCAGAATCGTGACTAGCGAAGCTAGAAAAGGAAGACCCTCAGTGTATGAAGATAACCTCCAAAGAGATCCATATTGGCTCAAAAATTCAGCTTTCACAATTAAAAAAGGCACCAGACTGCTCGCTGAACAGGCCTCAGAAGGGGAAGCTTCACCTACTGCTAAAAAGAATGTTAGACCTTCAACCAGCAGTAGGCCAAAGCAAAGAAATGATGGACCAGGGGAAATTAACAGTGACATAATTACATCATCAAAGGGTGTATCTGTCTTCTACGATGAGGCCAAGAAACATCTAACAGAGATTCTGAAGGACAAAAGTCAAACCGCCAAGTACCCAACACTTCAGATCTCAAGGTCCTTAGTAAGAATGCTTTCCCTCCCTCAATGCAGCACACCATCACCTAGAAGTAGCCCTAAAGAAAAAGACTGCATTGACCTTTCACCTGAAGAGGCAAATATTTGTGCCATATACAAGGCAAAGAGAGAGAAATTTGCAAAAGAAGAAAGCCAATCGGGGGAAATTTCAAAAAGTGTTGCGTGTGGTCCTAGTGAAGCACTGCATGAGCAGGCTGTTGAGGAAAGCCATTGCATCAAAGAAGAAAGTCAAGTAACAACACAAGACGGT GAGCTTGACACTGTGCACACTGAAGAAATTAACAAGCTGGGTTGCTCAGAAAAAATGAGCAATGCATGGTGCATCCCAGAAGAGCGATGCAGATATAACTCCACTCTA AATGTGGTGGAAGAAGCAGAACCAGGAAAAGAGCATGTTTGGATGTTTCCAAGCTCACATGAGAATGTTGTTGAAAAGCCAGAATACCAAGAGCCGGCAACTCCCCGATCAA GTGATTTGCACAAAGATATCTTGAGGTCGCAGTACACCTCAGATGATGGATTGGACCAAGGGATTTTCTGGGAGGACAAGGATGTCAGGTTAGGTTACATAAAGGCACTGCTAGAGCTATCAGAATTATGCACATACCAGAATTTAGAGGTATGGTATATAGAGGATGAATTAATCAGCCCTTGCTTGTTTGAAGAACTACATCAAGGAGATCAAATAGATGATACAAAGCTCCTCTTTGACTGCATTTGCGAAGCTGTGACAGAAATCCAGAGTACATACTTCAGAAGTCCCCCATGCTTATCTTCTCTCAAACACAACATAAGGGCACCTCCAATGGAACAAAATCTCATCTCAGAAATCAATAAGCATGTTGAGCGCCACCTCCATTATCAATTTCCAAGCACGTTAGACCAGCTAGTTAGCATGGATCTTAAAGATGGCAGTTGGATGGATCTTCGATCAGAAAGTGAAGAGATCACTGTGGTGATATGGGACTTCATACTAGATGACATATTAGACGAAGTTGCTTACAATTTGTGGATTTGA
- the LOC133911352 gene encoding uncharacterized protein LOC133911352 isoform X1: protein MGKRSQRRPMRRQENNIGCMSGLIRMFYFRQDAKLLLDRKQGSRRHTFSGFAGRGHSRKKSRDFEEIDEDLDNMEECRSRKPTVKRLMEDELRKVKQLKITNDEVQRILADLRHGVCLDKSSMQNSKSKGDQNHNTSITVTSPSGSLDPSGSKCMKEAEENELQLALADFLGQIHSCHDEWPHKNCKNKNELCTELRSIIQTKLDELNSPCSLAYEQTPQNEESEIAGGKHLCSSREAQPKKFRDALEMLSSDTELLLKILQKPNSHILESIQRHQNKQIGTNLEPTKTPENAESVEDTKSPNQDELSTKTRGKESRHIFFWKKERSNRKHTTEGTNSSQPVNKIVILKPNPRRGIDPTTATSSTQAPELSANENSKFSIKDVRRRFRIVTSEARKGRPSVYEDNLQRDPYWLKNSAFTIKKGTRLLAEQASEGEASPTAKKNVRPSTSSRPKQRNDGPGEINSDIITSSKGVSVFYDEAKKHLTEILKDKSQTAKYPTLQISRSLVRMLSLPQCSTPSPRSSPKEKDCIDLSPEEANICAIYKAKREKFAKEESQSGEISKSVACGPSEALHEQAVEESHCIKEESQVTTQDGAELDTVHTEEINKLGCSEKMSNAWCIPEERCRYNSTLNVVEEAEPGKEHVWMFPSSHENVVEKPEYQEPATPRSSDLHKDILRSQYTSDDGLDQGIFWEDKDVRLGYIKALLELSELCTYQNLEVWYIEDELISPCLFEELHQGDQIDDTKLLFDCICEAVTEIQSTYFRSPPCLSSLKHNIRAPPMEQNLISEINKHVERHLHYQFPSTLDQLVSMDLKDGSWMDLRSESEEITVVIWDFILDDILDEVAYNLWI, encoded by the exons ATGGGGAAGAGGAGTCAAAGACGACCTATGCGACGTCAGGAGAACAATATAGGCTGCATGTCGGGCCTCATTCGCATGTTCTATTTTCGCCAAGACGCCAAGCTCCTGTTGGACAGGAAGCAAGGGAGCAGAAGGCACACTTTCAGTGGATTTGCTG GAAGAGGGCATTCAAGAAAGAAATCTAGAGACTTTGAGGAAATAGATGAAGACTTGGAT AACATGGAGGAATGCAGGTCAAGAAAACCAACAGTCAAAAGACTTATGGAGGACGAGTTAAGAAAGGTAAAACAGTTGAAGATTACAAATGATGAGGTTCAAAGAATATTAGCTGACCTGAGACATGGTGTCTGTCTGGACAAAAGTTCAATGCAGAACAGCAAATCAAAGGGAGACCAAAATCACAACACAAGCATCACAGTGACTTCCCCATCTGGATCTTTGGATCCCAGTGGTTCCAAGTGCATGAAAGAAGCAGAAGAAAATGAACTTCAACTTGCCTTGGCAGATTTCCTGGGACAAATCCATAGTTGCCATGATGAGTGGCCacataaaaattgcaagaataaaaATGAACTGTGTACTGAGCTGAGGTCTATAATCCAAACGAAGCTTGATGAGTTGAATAGTCCTTGCAGTCTTGCTTATGAGCAAACTCCACAGAATGAGGAAAGTGAGATTGCTGGTGGCAAACATCTTTGTAGCAGCAGGGAAGCTCAACCCAAAAAATTCAGAGATGCATTAGAGATGCTAAGCTCAGACACTGAACTTCTCTTGAAGATACTTCAGAAGCCGAATTCACATATTTTGGAGAGCATCCAAAGGCACCAAAACAAACAGATAGGGACCAACCTAGAGCCCACGAAAACGCCAGAGAATGCCGAGTCCGTAGAAGATACTAAGAGTCCAAATCAGGATGAGTTGTCCACCAAGACACGTGGTAAAGAGAGCAGGCATATCTTTTTCTGGAAGAAGGAAAGATCAAACAGAAAGCATACTACAGAAGGAACCAATAGTTCTCAGCCAGTTAACAAAATAGTTATACTGAAGCCAAATCCAAGAAGAGGCATTGACCCTACCACGGCCACTAGTTCAACTCAAGCTCCAGAATTGAGTGcaaatgaaaattcaaaattttcaattaaGGATGTCAGGAGGAGATTCAGAATCGTGACTAGCGAAGCTAGAAAAGGAAGACCCTCAGTGTATGAAGATAACCTCCAAAGAGATCCATATTGGCTCAAAAATTCAGCTTTCACAATTAAAAAAGGCACCAGACTGCTCGCTGAACAGGCCTCAGAAGGGGAAGCTTCACCTACTGCTAAAAAGAATGTTAGACCTTCAACCAGCAGTAGGCCAAAGCAAAGAAATGATGGACCAGGGGAAATTAACAGTGACATAATTACATCATCAAAGGGTGTATCTGTCTTCTACGATGAGGCCAAGAAACATCTAACAGAGATTCTGAAGGACAAAAGTCAAACCGCCAAGTACCCAACACTTCAGATCTCAAGGTCCTTAGTAAGAATGCTTTCCCTCCCTCAATGCAGCACACCATCACCTAGAAGTAGCCCTAAAGAAAAAGACTGCATTGACCTTTCACCTGAAGAGGCAAATATTTGTGCCATATACAAGGCAAAGAGAGAGAAATTTGCAAAAGAAGAAAGCCAATCGGGGGAAATTTCAAAAAGTGTTGCGTGTGGTCCTAGTGAAGCACTGCATGAGCAGGCTGTTGAGGAAAGCCATTGCATCAAAGAAGAAAGTCAAGTAACAACACAAGACG GTGCTGAGCTTGACACTGTGCACACTGAAGAAATTAACAAGCTGGGTTGCTCAGAAAAAATGAGCAATGCATGGTGCATCCCAGAAGAGCGATGCAGATATAACTCCACTCTA AATGTGGTGGAAGAAGCAGAACCAGGAAAAGAGCATGTTTGGATGTTTCCAAGCTCACATGAGAATGTTGTTGAAAAGCCAGAATACCAAGAGCCGGCAACTCCCCGATCAA GTGATTTGCACAAAGATATCTTGAGGTCGCAGTACACCTCAGATGATGGATTGGACCAAGGGATTTTCTGGGAGGACAAGGATGTCAGGTTAGGTTACATAAAGGCACTGCTAGAGCTATCAGAATTATGCACATACCAGAATTTAGAGGTATGGTATATAGAGGATGAATTAATCAGCCCTTGCTTGTTTGAAGAACTACATCAAGGAGATCAAATAGATGATACAAAGCTCCTCTTTGACTGCATTTGCGAAGCTGTGACAGAAATCCAGAGTACATACTTCAGAAGTCCCCCATGCTTATCTTCTCTCAAACACAACATAAGGGCACCTCCAATGGAACAAAATCTCATCTCAGAAATCAATAAGCATGTTGAGCGCCACCTCCATTATCAATTTCCAAGCACGTTAGACCAGCTAGTTAGCATGGATCTTAAAGATGGCAGTTGGATGGATCTTCGATCAGAAAGTGAAGAGATCACTGTGGTGATATGGGACTTCATACTAGATGACATATTAGACGAAGTTGCTTACAATTTGTGGATTTGA
- the LOC133911352 gene encoding uncharacterized protein LOC133911352 isoform X3, whose protein sequence is MQNSKSKGDQNHNTSITVTSPSGSLDPSGSKCMKEAEENELQLALADFLGQIHSCHDEWPHKNCKNKNELCTELRSIIQTKLDELNSPCSLAYEQTPQNEESEIAGGKHLCSSREAQPKKFRDALEMLSSDTELLLKILQKPNSHILESIQRHQNKQIGTNLEPTKTPENAESVEDTKSPNQDELSTKTRGKESRHIFFWKKERSNRKHTTEGTNSSQPVNKIVILKPNPRRGIDPTTATSSTQAPELSANENSKFSIKDVRRRFRIVTSEARKGRPSVYEDNLQRDPYWLKNSAFTIKKGTRLLAEQASEGEASPTAKKNVRPSTSSRPKQRNDGPGEINSDIITSSKGVSVFYDEAKKHLTEILKDKSQTAKYPTLQISRSLVRMLSLPQCSTPSPRSSPKEKDCIDLSPEEANICAIYKAKREKFAKEESQSGEISKSVACGPSEALHEQAVEESHCIKEESQVTTQDGAELDTVHTEEINKLGCSEKMSNAWCIPEERCRYNSTLNVVEEAEPGKEHVWMFPSSHENVVEKPEYQEPATPRSSDLHKDILRSQYTSDDGLDQGIFWEDKDVRLGYIKALLELSELCTYQNLEVWYIEDELISPCLFEELHQGDQIDDTKLLFDCICEAVTEIQSTYFRSPPCLSSLKHNIRAPPMEQNLISEINKHVERHLHYQFPSTLDQLVSMDLKDGSWMDLRSESEEITVVIWDFILDDILDEVAYNLWI, encoded by the exons ATGCAGAACAGCAAATCAAAGGGAGACCAAAATCACAACACAAGCATCACAGTGACTTCCCCATCTGGATCTTTGGATCCCAGTGGTTCCAAGTGCATGAAAGAAGCAGAAGAAAATGAACTTCAACTTGCCTTGGCAGATTTCCTGGGACAAATCCATAGTTGCCATGATGAGTGGCCacataaaaattgcaagaataaaaATGAACTGTGTACTGAGCTGAGGTCTATAATCCAAACGAAGCTTGATGAGTTGAATAGTCCTTGCAGTCTTGCTTATGAGCAAACTCCACAGAATGAGGAAAGTGAGATTGCTGGTGGCAAACATCTTTGTAGCAGCAGGGAAGCTCAACCCAAAAAATTCAGAGATGCATTAGAGATGCTAAGCTCAGACACTGAACTTCTCTTGAAGATACTTCAGAAGCCGAATTCACATATTTTGGAGAGCATCCAAAGGCACCAAAACAAACAGATAGGGACCAACCTAGAGCCCACGAAAACGCCAGAGAATGCCGAGTCCGTAGAAGATACTAAGAGTCCAAATCAGGATGAGTTGTCCACCAAGACACGTGGTAAAGAGAGCAGGCATATCTTTTTCTGGAAGAAGGAAAGATCAAACAGAAAGCATACTACAGAAGGAACCAATAGTTCTCAGCCAGTTAACAAAATAGTTATACTGAAGCCAAATCCAAGAAGAGGCATTGACCCTACCACGGCCACTAGTTCAACTCAAGCTCCAGAATTGAGTGcaaatgaaaattcaaaattttcaattaaGGATGTCAGGAGGAGATTCAGAATCGTGACTAGCGAAGCTAGAAAAGGAAGACCCTCAGTGTATGAAGATAACCTCCAAAGAGATCCATATTGGCTCAAAAATTCAGCTTTCACAATTAAAAAAGGCACCAGACTGCTCGCTGAACAGGCCTCAGAAGGGGAAGCTTCACCTACTGCTAAAAAGAATGTTAGACCTTCAACCAGCAGTAGGCCAAAGCAAAGAAATGATGGACCAGGGGAAATTAACAGTGACATAATTACATCATCAAAGGGTGTATCTGTCTTCTACGATGAGGCCAAGAAACATCTAACAGAGATTCTGAAGGACAAAAGTCAAACCGCCAAGTACCCAACACTTCAGATCTCAAGGTCCTTAGTAAGAATGCTTTCCCTCCCTCAATGCAGCACACCATCACCTAGAAGTAGCCCTAAAGAAAAAGACTGCATTGACCTTTCACCTGAAGAGGCAAATATTTGTGCCATATACAAGGCAAAGAGAGAGAAATTTGCAAAAGAAGAAAGCCAATCGGGGGAAATTTCAAAAAGTGTTGCGTGTGGTCCTAGTGAAGCACTGCATGAGCAGGCTGTTGAGGAAAGCCATTGCATCAAAGAAGAAAGTCAAGTAACAACACAAGACG GTGCTGAGCTTGACACTGTGCACACTGAAGAAATTAACAAGCTGGGTTGCTCAGAAAAAATGAGCAATGCATGGTGCATCCCAGAAGAGCGATGCAGATATAACTCCACTCTA AATGTGGTGGAAGAAGCAGAACCAGGAAAAGAGCATGTTTGGATGTTTCCAAGCTCACATGAGAATGTTGTTGAAAAGCCAGAATACCAAGAGCCGGCAACTCCCCGATCAA GTGATTTGCACAAAGATATCTTGAGGTCGCAGTACACCTCAGATGATGGATTGGACCAAGGGATTTTCTGGGAGGACAAGGATGTCAGGTTAGGTTACATAAAGGCACTGCTAGAGCTATCAGAATTATGCACATACCAGAATTTAGAGGTATGGTATATAGAGGATGAATTAATCAGCCCTTGCTTGTTTGAAGAACTACATCAAGGAGATCAAATAGATGATACAAAGCTCCTCTTTGACTGCATTTGCGAAGCTGTGACAGAAATCCAGAGTACATACTTCAGAAGTCCCCCATGCTTATCTTCTCTCAAACACAACATAAGGGCACCTCCAATGGAACAAAATCTCATCTCAGAAATCAATAAGCATGTTGAGCGCCACCTCCATTATCAATTTCCAAGCACGTTAGACCAGCTAGTTAGCATGGATCTTAAAGATGGCAGTTGGATGGATCTTCGATCAGAAAGTGAAGAGATCACTGTGGTGATATGGGACTTCATACTAGATGACATATTAGACGAAGTTGCTTACAATTTGTGGATTTGA